From one Bacteroides intestinalis DSM 17393 genomic stretch:
- a CDS encoding glycoside hydrolase family 2 TIM barrel-domain containing protein, with product MKKLYTAFWIAACSLASLPGHTQSQWQNDFSNQGEILKTVGRGECSIADGVFRSKGSYACFGNPEWKNYSMSFKARAPKGAEQVQIWAGFRAYNRFDRYVAGIKGGLQDDVYLMRTGYMGTDEFMGVRPLGFHPVPGEWYSMKVEVCGNRIRVFVNGEKEPYIDVVDKNANLVPSGEVTLGGGWIETEFDDLIVTLLPDNYLKNVKAAEYRMAATSQQKEAKRRRERANYKAVMVNDIKPDRTEISLDGDWLFMPEYQLDDKAKAVSATTDDEDWHVMQVPNFWNPIRIWLHGETMPTPNGPNPKGVSDTYYQQETDRCEGYTFDYRKTGTAWYRQWLELPTDIKGKQLTLSFDAVSKMAEVYVNGQLAGSNVGMFGDFQVDATDFLHPGRNVVVVKVTRDISGAAAQTSDAMENYYSSVRKDGFLYLNGRKFWMRGGNHIPFAICPNDSILADKFMQLMKAGNVQSTRTHTTPWNELWVSAADRNGIAISFEGTWSWLMIHSTPIPDKNVLDLWSSEWLRVMKKYWNHPSVFFWTVNNEMKFYDLDADMERSKEKFRIVSDVVKGMRELDPTRPVCFDSNYLHSKALRRFGQDFLNTVDDGDIDDNHAYYNWYDFSLFRFFNGEFQKQFKSPGRPLISQEMSTGYPNAETGHPTRSYQLIHQNPYSLIGYEAYDWADPMHFLKVQSFITGELAETLRRTNEQVSGIMHFAYMTWFRQCYNYKNIQPYPTYYAMQRAMQPVLVSAELWGRNLYAGEKLHTRIYVVNDSEDGRDLLPMALNWSIVDEKGKILASGTEQFPAVEYYGRKYIEPAIVMPSVLPSDKMNVKLKLVLVENGQTLSQNEYDLILANKRWNIAKVSENKKIVLLDKDNTSAVLDFLQVKYQKASSVKELVQIKRKADLCIISGLKECTDDEKTLLRTYQQKGGKLLLLNSKEIAKKVYPEHITGWIIPTEGDIVVMERDDAPVFDGIGVLDLRYFNNNKREIPLACHATLKANRNENVTELAGQMKIHAYIDGGKPEDRIQKIESMRGLTLLQIKDGKGTATVSTLCTEKADTDPIAGKLLVNMINTLVND from the coding sequence ATGAAGAAACTTTATACAGCCTTTTGGATTGCAGCATGCTCGTTGGCGTCATTGCCCGGCCATACACAATCCCAATGGCAAAATGATTTCTCCAATCAAGGAGAAATATTGAAAACAGTAGGCAGGGGAGAATGTAGTATTGCCGACGGAGTGTTCCGTTCGAAAGGTTCGTATGCTTGCTTTGGAAATCCGGAATGGAAGAACTACAGCATGTCTTTCAAGGCACGCGCCCCGAAGGGGGCGGAACAAGTCCAAATATGGGCCGGATTCCGTGCATACAACCGTTTTGATCGTTATGTTGCCGGTATCAAAGGCGGATTGCAGGACGATGTATACTTAATGCGTACCGGTTACATGGGAACCGACGAATTTATGGGTGTCCGTCCACTGGGATTCCATCCGGTGCCTGGCGAATGGTATAGTATGAAAGTGGAGGTGTGTGGCAATCGCATTCGCGTCTTTGTGAACGGGGAGAAGGAACCGTATATCGACGTTGTGGACAAAAATGCCAATCTGGTTCCTTCGGGTGAAGTGACACTGGGCGGCGGATGGATTGAGACAGAATTTGATGACTTGATTGTAACTCTCTTGCCCGATAACTATCTGAAGAATGTGAAAGCCGCGGAATATCGTATGGCGGCAACTTCACAGCAGAAGGAAGCTAAGCGTCGCCGGGAGAGAGCAAACTATAAGGCTGTCATGGTGAACGATATAAAGCCGGATCGTACCGAGATTTCACTGGATGGAGATTGGCTCTTCATGCCAGAGTACCAGTTGGACGACAAAGCCAAAGCGGTATCTGCAACAACCGATGATGAGGACTGGCACGTCATGCAGGTTCCCAACTTCTGGAATCCCATTCGCATCTGGCTGCACGGCGAAACGATGCCTACTCCAAACGGACCGAATCCCAAAGGCGTTTCCGATACCTACTATCAGCAAGAAACCGATCGTTGCGAAGGATATACATTCGACTACCGTAAAACCGGTACGGCTTGGTATCGCCAATGGCTGGAATTGCCGACCGACATCAAGGGAAAACAGCTGACCCTATCGTTTGATGCCGTTTCCAAAATGGCGGAAGTCTATGTCAACGGGCAGTTGGCAGGATCCAACGTGGGGATGTTCGGTGATTTCCAAGTGGATGCTACCGACTTCCTGCATCCGGGACGCAATGTCGTGGTGGTGAAGGTGACGCGCGACATCAGCGGAGCGGCAGCACAGACCAGTGATGCCATGGAGAACTACTACTCGTCCGTACGCAAAGACGGCTTCCTCTATCTGAACGGTCGTAAGTTCTGGATGCGCGGAGGAAACCATATTCCCTTTGCCATTTGTCCCAACGACTCCATCCTGGCAGATAAATTCATGCAGTTGATGAAGGCCGGCAACGTGCAGTCTACTCGTACACATACCACTCCCTGGAATGAATTGTGGGTTTCGGCGGCAGACCGTAACGGCATTGCCATTAGTTTCGAGGGCACTTGGTCGTGGCTGATGATTCACTCCACCCCGATACCGGACAAGAACGTACTGGACCTTTGGAGCAGTGAATGGCTACGCGTGATGAAGAAATACTGGAACCATCCTTCCGTATTTTTCTGGACTGTGAATAACGAAATGAAGTTCTACGACCTAGACGCCGACATGGAGCGTTCGAAAGAGAAGTTCCGCATCGTATCAGATGTTGTGAAGGGCATGCGGGAGCTCGACCCCACACGTCCGGTATGCTTTGACTCCAACTATCTGCACAGCAAAGCACTGAGACGTTTTGGACAGGACTTCCTAAATACGGTGGATGATGGAGATATTGATGACAACCATGCTTACTATAACTGGTATGATTTCTCGCTGTTCCGCTTCTTTAACGGTGAATTCCAGAAGCAATTCAAGTCTCCGGGACGTCCTTTAATCAGCCAGGAAATGAGTACGGGGTATCCCAATGCAGAGACCGGTCATCCAACCCGTTCCTATCAGCTGATTCATCAGAATCCCTATTCATTAATTGGTTATGAGGCATACGACTGGGCAGACCCTATGCATTTCCTGAAAGTCCAATCCTTCATTACGGGCGAGTTGGCCGAGACGCTGCGTCGCACCAACGAACAGGTATCGGGCATCATGCACTTTGCCTATATGACTTGGTTCCGCCAATGCTACAACTATAAGAACATACAGCCTTATCCCACTTATTACGCCATGCAACGTGCCATGCAGCCGGTGTTGGTCAGTGCTGAATTGTGGGGGCGTAACTTGTATGCCGGAGAAAAACTCCATACCCGCATCTATGTGGTGAATGACAGTGAAGACGGACGCGATTTGCTCCCGATGGCACTGAACTGGAGTATTGTGGATGAAAAAGGAAAGATTCTGGCATCAGGTACGGAGCAATTTCCGGCTGTGGAGTATTATGGCCGTAAATATATCGAGCCTGCCATTGTGATGCCGTCTGTCTTGCCGTCTGATAAAATGAATGTTAAGTTGAAACTGGTATTGGTAGAGAACGGACAGACATTGTCGCAGAATGAATATGACCTGATACTGGCGAATAAGAGATGGAATATTGCTAAAGTATCCGAGAACAAAAAGATTGTTTTGTTGGATAAAGATAATACGAGCGCTGTTCTCGACTTTCTGCAAGTGAAGTATCAGAAAGCATCTTCAGTGAAAGAGCTGGTGCAAATCAAGAGGAAGGCCGACCTTTGCATCATTTCCGGCCTGAAGGAGTGCACAGATGATGAAAAAACACTGCTCCGTACTTATCAGCAGAAGGGCGGTAAGTTACTGTTGCTGAACAGCAAGGAGATAGCAAAGAAGGTTTATCCGGAACACATCACTGGCTGGATTATACCAACGGAAGGCGACATCGTAGTCATGGAACGTGACGATGCACCGGTATTCGATGGTATCGGTGTACTCGACCTGCGCTACTTCAATAACAACAAGCGTGAAATTCCGTTGGCTTGCCATGCTACCTTGAAAGCAAACCGTAATGAGAATGTGACTGAACTGGCCGGACAGATGAAAATTCATGCCTACATTGATGGTGGCAAGCCGGAAGACCGTATTCAGAAAATAGAAAGTATGCGTGGACTGACTTTACTTCAGATAAAGGATGGAAAAGGAACAGCCACCGTTTCAACATTGTGCACGGAAAAAGCTGATACTGACCCGATAGCAGGAAAGCTTTTAGTGAATATGATTAACACTTTAGTGAATGATTAA
- a CDS encoding DUF3823 domain-containing protein gives MKNIANLFLLSLWVVCFGACEMDNYDAPDAAVIGQVYDHNGKPLQTALGQGNMKIRIKEISYANGDPNIVVTEQNLNMMMDGSFKNTRLFKGTYEMWPFETCGYPCEEEQMKVVELKSGKTAEVDFTITPYLTLEWVDAPYQDADGFLWASFKFTRNAKEGYDMPDVEKAQMIIGTTVSCAADGRYTDNTVAITNIQEGDVIKLKSKAKIEFDQKLFVRISANCKDKYQKSCYTDVKTIDAKGFGR, from the coding sequence ATGAAAAATATAGCAAATTTATTCTTGTTGTCCCTTTGGGTTGTGTGCTTCGGTGCGTGCGAGATGGATAACTATGATGCTCCTGATGCTGCTGTGATTGGACAAGTTTATGACCATAACGGTAAGCCATTACAGACAGCACTCGGGCAGGGTAATATGAAGATTCGTATAAAGGAAATCAGTTATGCAAATGGTGACCCGAATATAGTGGTGACTGAACAGAACCTGAATATGATGATGGATGGTTCATTCAAGAATACCCGCCTCTTCAAAGGTACATATGAGATGTGGCCGTTTGAAACCTGTGGCTATCCTTGTGAAGAAGAGCAGATGAAGGTTGTGGAACTGAAGAGTGGAAAAACCGCTGAGGTGGATTTCACTATCACTCCTTATCTTACATTGGAATGGGTGGATGCGCCTTATCAGGATGCAGACGGATTCCTTTGGGCTTCTTTCAAATTTACGCGTAATGCGAAAGAAGGTTATGACATGCCCGATGTGGAAAAGGCGCAGATGATAATTGGTACTACTGTGAGCTGTGCTGCTGACGGACGCTATACAGATAATACGGTGGCCATTACTAACATTCAGGAAGGTGACGTCATTAAGTTGAAGTCTAAAGCAAAGATTGAGTTTGATCAAAAACTGTTCGTGCGTATTAGTGCCAACTGTAAAGACAAATATCAAAAGTCTTGTTATACGGATGTGAAGACTATTGACGCAAAGGGTTTCGGAAGATAA